A stretch of Spodoptera frugiperda isolate SF20-4 chromosome 6, AGI-APGP_CSIRO_Sfru_2.0, whole genome shotgun sequence DNA encodes these proteins:
- the LOC118281922 gene encoding phytanoyl-CoA dioxygenase, peroxisomal — protein MGRLTPEQKKFYKDNGYILLKNLISEEELSRVIDEYDKLFKRKNLEQMENSWVGKNEDNRKSDSPYTVKGVHNLQHHHAVFGKLLYNDEILDALEDVMETENIMLHHTKAHFKPPEKGASYPMHQDYPYFPFEKDSMVAVFIHLDPATPENGGLLVYPGSHKLGPLEDVGKLQGNFHFVDQNKFPIEKATPVVADRGDVVIFSYFLVHGSTQNLSDKPRRMFLAQFASADDRPIGDQRPQPGYGWLLRGVNLAKDAATSNQHGYN, from the exons ATGGGTCGGCTTACACCAGAACAGAAGAAATTTTACAAAGACAATGGTTACATTTTACTCAAAAATCTAATTTCTGAAGAAGAATTATCGCGAGTGATAGATGAATATGACAAGTTATTTAAGAGGAAGAATCTGGAACAGATGGAAAATTCTTGGGTCGGGAAGAACGAAGACAACAGGAAAAGTGATAGCCCTTATACT GTAAAAGGAGTTCACAATCTACAACACCACCATGCTGTGTTTGGAAAGCTTCTGTACAACGATGAGATTTTGGACGCTCTAGAGGACGTGATGGAGACAGAGAATATCATGCTGCATCACACCAAAGCGCATTTCAAACCACCAGAGAAAGGGGCTTCTTACCCTATGCACCAA GATTACCCCTACTTCCCGTTCGAGAAGGATTCCATGGTGGCAGTGTTCATCCACTTGGACCCAGCGACCCCTGAAAATGGAGGATTACTTGTATACCCTGGCTCTCACAAACTTGGACCTCTAGAGGATGTCGGGAAACTTCAGGGCAACTTCCATTTTGTTGATCAG AATAAGTTCCCTATCGAAAAAGCCACACCAGTTGTTGCTGATCGTGGAGATGTGGTAATTTTCTCCTACTTCCTTGTTCATGGCAGCACGCAGAACTTATCTGACAAACCTCGTCGTATGTTCCTCGCTCAATTCGCGTCTGCAGACGATAGGCCTATAGGTGACCAAAGGCCCCAACCAGGATACGGCTGGCTGCTGAGAGGCGTCAATTTGGCAAAAGACGCTGCTACCTCAAATCAGCATGGTTATAActga